A stretch of Gammaproteobacteria bacterium DNA encodes these proteins:
- the prsK gene encoding PEP-CTERM system histidine kinase PrsK, with the protein MNNSTILFGAGAAGYLFAALAFYRYRHKILDALSGVACVTGLAIWQATLSWDSVQAIPQGALILVELFRAVVIIYCLQHIMKTVVGSGITRAAMSTTLALAIAMPLAIALGYPALIAFPSPDYLTIQRAWVGIFVALGLLIAIEQVFRNTDTSLAVLRYACIGLGVTAVYDLYLYADTLIFERLDLDQWSARGGINALVSFFVAFAVGRSRPNQLISVSRNVVFYTTSLTAAGLFLLTISAVGYAIRKYGGTWGTVFELMLFFGAIMLVAITALSQRARDQLRVYISKNFFALRYDYRKEWLHLIAQLSGRDSQEHLYVRAIRVLADLYKSPGGLIWLAQEESFVPTATFRVRLPDDCRESIDSPFCKRLAQEWIFEIGVRSHRALDLPPLPSWIPNVADIAVVVPLLDEEALIGFVGLQRSLGFTKLTWEDLDIMKAAAREVASNVARYQSAEQLASARQFDTYHQLTAFIMHDLKNLIAQQELVVKNAAKHKENPAFVEDAIETIQNSVARMSSLLGKLQQKEPAERRPVALQDVLIEVMRKCESLKPKPALRIDDRELRVLSDRDHLIMVMSHLIKNAQEATRDDGFVDVILSRQGEFALLEIEDNGSGMDPDFLRNRLFRPFESTKAGKGMGIGAYQAREFIHNIGGDIKVQSTPGTGTTFRITIPLADTIATDTAEQGFSRR; encoded by the coding sequence GTGAACAACAGCACGATCCTGTTTGGCGCGGGCGCGGCGGGCTATCTGTTCGCGGCACTGGCGTTCTACCGCTACCGGCACAAGATCCTCGATGCCCTTTCCGGCGTGGCGTGCGTCACGGGCCTTGCGATCTGGCAGGCGACCCTTTCCTGGGACAGCGTGCAGGCGATTCCGCAAGGCGCGCTGATCCTGGTGGAACTGTTCCGGGCCGTGGTAATCATCTACTGCCTTCAGCACATCATGAAAACCGTCGTGGGCAGCGGCATCACCCGCGCCGCCATGAGCACCACCCTGGCACTCGCGATCGCGATGCCGCTGGCGATCGCACTCGGCTACCCGGCCCTGATCGCGTTCCCGAGCCCGGATTACTTGACGATCCAGCGTGCCTGGGTCGGGATCTTTGTCGCGCTCGGATTGCTGATCGCGATCGAGCAGGTATTCCGCAATACCGACACCTCGCTGGCGGTGCTGCGCTATGCCTGCATCGGACTGGGCGTGACGGCGGTATACGATCTTTATCTTTACGCCGACACGCTGATTTTCGAACGCCTCGATCTCGACCAGTGGAGCGCGCGCGGCGGCATCAATGCGCTGGTCTCGTTTTTCGTCGCGTTCGCGGTCGGGCGCAGCAGACCGAACCAGCTGATTTCGGTTTCACGCAACGTGGTGTTCTACACCACCAGCCTGACCGCCGCGGGGCTGTTCCTGCTGACGATTTCGGCGGTCGGTTACGCAATCCGCAAATACGGCGGCACCTGGGGCACCGTTTTCGAACTGATGCTGTTCTTCGGCGCGATAATGCTGGTGGCAATCACCGCATTGTCGCAGCGTGCGCGCGACCAGCTGCGCGTGTATATCTCCAAGAATTTCTTTGCCCTGCGCTACGACTATCGCAAGGAGTGGCTGCACCTGATCGCGCAACTCAGCGGCAGGGACAGCCAGGAACACCTGTACGTGAGGGCGATCCGCGTGCTGGCCGATCTCTACAAGTCTCCCGGCGGCCTTATCTGGCTCGCACAGGAGGAAAGTTTCGTGCCCACCGCGACCTTCCGGGTCAGATTGCCGGATGACTGCCGGGAGTCCATCGACTCGCCGTTCTGCAAACGCCTGGCACAGGAGTGGATATTCGAGATCGGGGTTCGCTCGCACCGCGCTCTCGATCTGCCGCCCCTGCCCTCATGGATCCCGAACGTTGCGGATATCGCCGTCGTGGTCCCGCTGCTGGACGAGGAAGCGCTGATCGGCTTTGTCGGTCTGCAGCGCTCGCTCGGCTTCACGAAGCTCACCTGGGAAGACCTCGACATCATGAAAGCTGCCGCGCGCGAGGTCGCCAGCAACGTGGCGCGCTACCAATCGGCCGAGCAGCTCGCGAGCGCACGCCAGTTCGACACCTACCATCAGCTGACCGCATTCATCATGCACGACCTGAAAAACCTGATCGCGCAGCAGGAACTGGTGGTGAAAAACGCGGCCAAGCACAAGGAGAATCCCGCGTTCGTCGAGGATGCGATCGAAACCATCCAGAACTCGGTGGCCCGGATGAGCTCGCTGCTCGGCAAGCTGCAACAGAAAGAACCCGCGGAACGGCGCCCGGTCGCGCTGCAGGACGTCCTGATCGAGGTCATGCGCAAATGCGAATCGCTCAAGCCAAAGCCCGCGCTGCGCATCGATGATCGTGAACTGCGCGTACTCAGTGACCGCGATCACCTGATCATGGTCATGAGTCATCTCATCAAGAACGCCCAGGAAGCCACCCGCGATGACGGATTCGTCGATGTGATCCTGAGCCGCCAGGGAGAATTCGCGCTGCTCGAAATCGAGGACAACGGCAGTGGAATGGATCCTGATTTCCTGCGCAACCGGCTGTTCCGGCCCTTCGAGAGCACAAAGGCCGGCAAGGGCATGGGCATTGGTGCCTACCAGGCGCGTGAATTCATCCATAATATCGGGGGTGACATCAAGGTGCAGAGCACACCGGGCACCGGCACGACGTTCCGCATCACCATTCCACTGGCCGACACGATCGCCACCGATACCGCCGAGCAGGGATTCAGCCGCCGATGA
- a CDS encoding DUF1631 domain-containing protein yields the protein MSIEQSKPELPQASPSSLLGMLSRITVVALTSHLESMFNACDDLFFDLASRAKSNQDQNLYFESLREIRLRKSAIIADVGQIVANNFATIDRNARKPAKGQDKHQAPRPEDLELITQDQVEKDVLVTDMVSNARLDFQAELYQLHERMLQITSKRFELHANPFDPGQITAAFVSACEHADIELKILKLLYKQFDRDVLRLIADLYHRANQVLIDAHILPNLSPLSPRKAKKYDLPATPAAASPAAPAPNDESAGGIPVSSPEMQELAHLLGRLRSNGVRMPMFPNFPPAGTAGPPLERDELVSMLSEMQLQPAQQNSDGVTQPIDIRQAIDSIMSSRGQVSVGRADEDIINVVAMFFDIILDDRNLPIEIQALVSRLQLPILKVALKDRSFFTDRKHPARQLINEIARTSIGWESSSKDTQDALFIRLTELVEQVLQSADDQSGIFEKCLSDLMGFIERNEQRVAKVEKRTAEKAAADARTTKARDMVRHVLHERLEGKQLPTEITSFLVEDWQQFLQLVYLRQGKDSAEWIDAVQTVDDLVWSVQPHEDEKSRVRLERLLPDLDRRMAAGLEKTRSHADDARARLEVIREVQRKLLTPDSTPLPLEPLTPSQQEQITPQRSDEEKSWKEMTAVERQKVKYEALMYEFLKRVDDVPIGTWLLYDDLRRGATRRCKLSSRIDETRTFLFVNRVGVQVYEKPRKAFAYDMQMGHARIIEDTPLFDRTIERISSNLRKMAGDT from the coding sequence ATGAGTATCGAGCAAAGCAAACCCGAACTACCCCAGGCATCGCCGTCTTCACTGCTGGGCATGCTGTCCAGAATCACCGTCGTGGCACTCACCAGCCACCTCGAATCCATGTTCAATGCCTGCGACGATCTGTTTTTCGACCTCGCCAGTCGCGCCAAGAGCAACCAGGATCAGAACCTCTATTTCGAATCGCTGCGCGAGATCAGGCTGCGCAAGAGCGCCATCATTGCCGATGTGGGCCAGATCGTGGCCAACAACTTCGCCACCATCGATCGCAATGCGCGCAAACCCGCCAAAGGCCAGGACAAGCACCAGGCGCCCCGACCCGAAGACCTCGAGCTGATCACCCAGGACCAGGTCGAAAAGGACGTACTCGTTACCGACATGGTGTCGAACGCACGGCTCGACTTCCAGGCGGAACTCTACCAACTGCACGAACGCATGCTGCAGATCACGTCCAAGCGTTTTGAACTGCACGCCAATCCGTTCGACCCCGGCCAGATCACGGCCGCCTTCGTCAGCGCGTGCGAACACGCGGATATCGAGCTCAAGATCCTCAAGCTCCTCTACAAGCAGTTCGATCGCGACGTGCTGCGGCTCATTGCCGATCTCTACCACCGCGCCAACCAGGTCCTGATCGACGCCCACATCCTGCCGAATCTTTCGCCGCTGAGTCCGCGCAAGGCGAAAAAGTACGATCTCCCGGCGACACCGGCCGCCGCGTCTCCCGCTGCGCCGGCGCCGAACGACGAGAGCGCGGGAGGAATTCCCGTATCAAGCCCCGAAATGCAGGAGCTGGCGCACCTGCTCGGGCGCCTGCGCAGCAATGGCGTGCGCATGCCGATGTTCCCCAACTTTCCGCCGGCCGGCACCGCGGGTCCGCCACTGGAGCGCGACGAGCTGGTGTCGATGCTCTCGGAAATGCAGCTGCAACCGGCACAGCAGAACAGCGACGGCGTGACCCAGCCGATAGACATACGCCAGGCCATCGATTCGATCATGAGCTCGCGCGGCCAGGTCAGTGTCGGGCGGGCGGATGAGGACATCATCAATGTCGTTGCGATGTTTTTCGACATCATCCTCGATGACCGCAACCTGCCGATCGAGATCCAGGCACTGGTGAGCCGCTTGCAACTGCCGATACTCAAGGTCGCGCTGAAGGACCGCTCGTTTTTCACCGACCGCAAACATCCCGCGCGCCAGCTCATCAACGAGATTGCACGCACCAGCATCGGCTGGGAATCCAGCAGCAAGGATACCCAGGATGCATTGTTCATCCGGCTGACGGAGCTGGTGGAACAGGTGCTGCAGAGCGCGGATGACCAGAGCGGCATATTCGAGAAATGCCTGTCCGACCTGATGGGCTTCATCGAGCGCAACGAACAGCGCGTGGCCAAGGTGGAAAAACGCACGGCCGAGAAAGCCGCCGCCGACGCGCGCACCACCAAGGCACGCGACATGGTGCGGCACGTGCTGCACGAGCGCCTGGAAGGCAAGCAATTGCCGACCGAAATCACCAGCTTCCTGGTCGAGGACTGGCAGCAGTTCCTGCAACTCGTTTACCTCAGGCAGGGCAAGGACAGCGCCGAGTGGATCGATGCGGTGCAGACGGTGGATGACCTCGTGTGGTCGGTGCAGCCCCATGAAGACGAGAAATCACGCGTACGGCTCGAGCGCCTGCTGCCCGATCTCGACCGCCGCATGGCCGCCGGCCTCGAGAAGACCCGCAGCCATGCCGATGATGCGCGGGCGCGCCTGGAAGTGATACGCGAAGTACAGCGCAAACTTCTCACGCCGGACAGCACGCCGCTGCCGCTGGAGCCGCTTACGCCCTCGCAGCAGGAACAGATCACGCCGCAGCGATCGGACGAGGAAAAATCCTGGAAGGAGATGACGGCCGTCGAGCGCCAGAAGGTCAAGTACGAAGCGCTGATGTACGAATTCCTGAAACGTGTCGATGACGTGCCGATCGGCACCTGGCTGCTCTACGACGATCTGCGTCGCGGCGCGACGCGGCGCTGCAAGCTTTCCTCGCGCATCGACGAAACCCGCACCTTCCTGTTCGTGAATCGCGTGGGCGTGCAGGTATACGAAAAGCCACGCAAGGCGTTTGCCTACGATATGCAGATGGGGCACGCGCGCATCATCGAAGACACGCCGCTGTTTGATCGCACCATCGAGCGCATCTCGTCGAACCTGCGCAAGATGGCCGGCGATACCTGA